One part of the Candidatus Eisenbacteria bacterium genome encodes these proteins:
- a CDS encoding hydrogenase maturation protease, producing MPDKQAVKPILVLGVGNLLLKDEGVGIHFVQAFQQRELPSNVEAMEGGARGIDLLPLFEGRKLVVIVDCASMDEKPGTIRTFEAGEIIQKGSGFSVHGANLATTLDLAQRLGLLPDVVVVGIEPESTAIEIGLSDTVKRAAEEAERVVGEIILSRGHW from the coding sequence ATGCCTGACAAGCAAGCCGTGAAACCCATATTAGTCCTCGGTGTTGGGAACCTTCTTCTCAAGGACGAAGGTGTGGGCATTCATTTCGTGCAGGCCTTCCAGCAACGTGAGCTCCCCTCAAACGTGGAAGCGATGGAGGGTGGTGCGAGAGGGATAGACTTGCTGCCGTTGTTTGAAGGTCGTAAACTTGTAGTAATCGTGGACTGCGCTAGCATGGATGAGAAACCTGGCACGATACGAACCTTTGAGGCCGGCGAGATAATCCAGAAGGGTTCTGGTTTTTCCGTTCACGGCGCGAACCTCGCCACGACTCTTGATCTTGCCCAGCGTCTGGGTCTGCTTCCTGACGTAGTCGTGGTGGGTATAGAGCCGGAGTCCACAGCGATCGAGATCGGACTTAGTGACACCGTGAAGAGGGCGGCGGAAGAGGCCGAACGCGTCGTGGGTGAGATCATTCTGTCGAGAGGCCACTGGTAG